Proteins encoded within one genomic window of Bradyrhizobium sp. AZCC 1719:
- a CDS encoding aminotransferase class I/II-fold pyridoxal phosphate-dependent enzyme: protein MRDFRVPGGSDLLGRTEGFFRWQDLRRHRGLWPFSRATEDGPKTVCSAQDDRGNRMLGVNFASQDYLSLASHPAIKATAIETIERCGVHSAGSPALVGNTSYSVALERKIAEFLAMDHVVLYPTGWAAGFGVVKGLVRSADHIVMDMLAHSCLQEGAHAATQNLHLFRHLDNDYCRNILAKIRAKDNENGILVITEGLFSMDSDTPDLAALQALCHEFNATLVVDVAHDLGCLGEDGRGHIGLQNMLGKVDLVMGSFSKTFASNGGFVACKSRAVQEYLRFYSAPATFSNALSPAQAATVLKAFEIIGSAEGDALRRKMLANVLSLRRELKQAGLDYYGDPSAIVCVKMGSEGLARLVSRRLIELGLVANLVEFPAVPKGAARIRMQVMANHSEENIADAARMLTIAKTAAELEFDELRRIKHAKSVAA, encoded by the coding sequence ATGAGGGACTTCCGCGTCCCCGGTGGCTCGGACCTTTTGGGACGCACCGAAGGTTTCTTCCGCTGGCAGGATCTGCGCCGGCATCGCGGGCTCTGGCCCTTCTCTCGTGCCACGGAGGACGGCCCCAAGACCGTTTGCTCGGCCCAGGATGACCGGGGCAACAGGATGCTCGGCGTCAACTTTGCTTCGCAGGACTATCTCAGCCTGGCATCGCATCCGGCCATCAAGGCAACGGCCATCGAGACTATCGAGCGCTGCGGGGTACATAGCGCAGGTTCTCCTGCGCTCGTAGGCAACACGTCGTACTCGGTTGCACTCGAACGCAAGATCGCCGAGTTTCTTGCGATGGACCATGTGGTGCTGTACCCGACGGGTTGGGCCGCGGGCTTCGGCGTCGTGAAGGGTCTCGTCAGGTCGGCCGACCATATCGTGATGGACATGCTGGCACACTCCTGCCTGCAGGAAGGCGCTCACGCCGCAACCCAAAACCTTCATCTGTTCCGGCATCTGGACAACGATTATTGCCGGAATATCCTCGCCAAAATCCGGGCCAAGGACAACGAGAACGGAATCCTCGTGATCACCGAGGGGTTGTTCTCGATGGACTCGGACACGCCCGATCTTGCTGCCCTGCAGGCGCTTTGCCACGAATTCAATGCGACGCTCGTCGTCGACGTCGCACATGATCTTGGTTGTCTCGGCGAGGACGGCCGCGGCCACATCGGCCTGCAGAACATGCTCGGCAAGGTCGACCTTGTGATGGGGAGCTTTTCCAAGACTTTTGCGTCAAACGGCGGGTTTGTCGCCTGCAAGAGCCGAGCGGTGCAGGAATATCTGCGCTTTTACAGCGCGCCTGCCACTTTCTCCAATGCCCTCTCGCCGGCGCAGGCGGCGACGGTCCTCAAAGCGTTCGAGATCATCGGGTCCGCCGAGGGGGATGCGCTACGGCGCAAGATGCTAGCCAACGTCCTGTCGTTGCGACGCGAGTTGAAGCAGGCGGGCCTCGACTATTACGGCGACCCGTCAGCAATCGTTTGCGTCAAAATGGGCTCGGAAGGCCTTGCACGTCTCGTTTCCAGACGCCTGATCGAACTCGGATTGGTCGCCAACCTCGTAGAGTTTCCCGCCGTTCCCAAGGGTGCAGCCCGAATTCGCATGCAGGTGATGGCCAACCACTCCGAGGAAAACATCGCCGACGCTGCGCGAATGCTGACCATTGCAAAGACGGCAGCGGAACTGGAATTCGACGAGCTGCGGCGGATCAAACACGCAAAGAGCGTCGCAGCTTGA
- a CDS encoding outer membrane protein, whose translation MRRRARKDGVNHNGAMCPSRSDTSGASEESMIGVPKGQPFRKISSRVAAAVMVVNALSAPAFAADLRLPVKAAPPIQPVPVFSWTGFYIGANGGWGSSRNCWDLVPPTPVPPALLGPEGCHDATGGVAGGQIGYRWQAGAAVFGLEAQGNWADLNGSKISPPFPTTTNRSRIEAFGLFTGQIGWAVQNTLFYVKGGGAVTDSRFRYTDNATGTVLGAANDTRWGAVVGVGLEFGFASNWSVAVEYDHLFMQDRTFDFTSPAGAYAGTVATRQDVDLVTARVNYRFGGPVVAKY comes from the coding sequence TTGCGGCGCCGTGCGCGTAAAGACGGCGTTAACCATAATGGCGCAATGTGTCCCTCACGTTCCGATACATCTGGAGCAAGTGAGGAATCCATGATTGGCGTCCCGAAAGGCCAGCCATTCCGCAAAATTTCAAGCCGGGTCGCGGCGGCAGTGATGGTTGTGAATGCGCTCTCCGCGCCCGCATTCGCTGCGGATTTGAGACTGCCTGTGAAGGCGGCCCCGCCCATCCAGCCTGTTCCGGTATTCTCATGGACCGGCTTTTATATCGGCGCGAACGGCGGCTGGGGCTCAAGTCGCAACTGCTGGGATCTTGTTCCGCCCACGCCGGTACCCCCTGCGCTGCTCGGCCCCGAAGGCTGCCACGATGCGACAGGCGGGGTAGCCGGCGGTCAAATCGGTTATCGCTGGCAGGCAGGCGCCGCGGTCTTTGGTCTGGAAGCGCAGGGTAACTGGGCTGACCTCAACGGCAGCAAGATCAGCCCGCCGTTCCCGACCACGACCAACCGGTCACGGATCGAAGCGTTCGGCCTGTTCACCGGCCAGATCGGCTGGGCCGTCCAAAATACACTGTTCTACGTCAAGGGCGGCGGCGCCGTCACCGATAGCCGCTTTCGCTACACCGACAACGCGACCGGCACCGTTCTCGGCGCTGCGAACGACACGCGATGGGGAGCCGTAGTAGGCGTCGGCCTTGAATTCGGCTTCGCTTCGAACTGGTCGGTCGCTGTGGAGTACGATCATCTGTTCATGCAGGACCGTACGTTTGACTTTACCAGCCCGGCTGGCGCTTACGCCGGCACGGTGGCCACCCGTCAAGATGTTGATCTCGTCACGGCCCGTGTGAACTACAGGTTTGGCGGCCCGGTGGTCGCGAAATACTGA
- a CDS encoding response regulator — MHRILLVEDNEMNRDMLTRRLERNGFSVCCACDGPTGVNMAASELPDLILMDVALGEMDGWEATQRIKANPATSAIPIIALTAHALASDRDKSVEVGCSDFDTKPVDLQRLLGKMRSHLPSVARQSPAA; from the coding sequence ATGCATAGGATTCTGCTGGTCGAAGACAACGAGATGAACCGGGACATGCTTACGCGCCGTCTCGAGCGCAACGGCTTCTCTGTCTGCTGTGCCTGTGACGGTCCAACGGGCGTGAACATGGCAGCGAGCGAATTGCCCGATCTGATCCTGATGGATGTGGCGCTCGGCGAAATGGACGGTTGGGAAGCAACACAGCGGATCAAGGCCAATCCGGCGACATCCGCCATTCCGATCATTGCGCTGACCGCCCATGCGCTCGCCAGCGATCGCGACAAGAGCGTCGAAGTCGGCTGCTCCGATTTTGATACGAAGCCCGTCGACCTGCAGCGGCTGCTGGGCAAGATGCGGTCGCATCTGCCTTCGGTCGCTCGTCAGAGTCCGGCCGCCTAG
- a CDS encoding sensor histidine kinase, with protein sequence MKDKFARAIAALDKLVNYFIPPSIAADRDTRNRAHVFLVSHILGPFIGNVVPISIYLLDPAPGYDVAVLAASITLFWVFPFILRAGATYDTLALVSIENLIFCILWSCFFYGGVTSPTLAWVLVIPLLAFFYLGSSSKLRLIVMIMFAVNVAIFSFFYFHAFEVNSKLPVAAMQGLGLVSTTAASIYVAMMALYYAKIQASQSELESEMRQHMATASALRAATEEAERAGAAKSEFLAKMSHELRTPLNAVIGYSQMLLEDAELDDDREGIADLTKIHMAGQHLLKLVNEVLDLSKIEAGKMELHLEETDFCALFREIAEKAMTSVEASGNEFACSISPDLGTALCDAGKFRNIVGQLTDNATKFTHNGKVEIAARRLKSAAGDQLVVDVVDTGIGIAPDQMAKLFEKFTVADDSSTSKYGGTGLGLALSQRLCKLMSGEITVESEPGKGSRFTVSIPLVEGRRKTDRYAAATLVPDLTDTALPASAGIANA encoded by the coding sequence ATGAAAGACAAATTTGCAAGGGCGATTGCTGCCCTCGACAAGCTGGTCAACTACTTCATTCCGCCCAGCATCGCCGCCGATCGCGATACGCGAAACCGTGCTCACGTGTTTCTCGTCAGTCACATCCTGGGTCCCTTCATCGGAAACGTCGTTCCGATTTCGATCTATCTGCTTGACCCCGCGCCGGGATATGACGTGGCAGTGCTCGCGGCGTCGATCACGTTGTTCTGGGTATTTCCGTTCATCCTGCGCGCCGGCGCGACCTACGACACGCTCGCGCTGGTCTCGATCGAAAACCTGATCTTCTGTATCCTCTGGAGCTGCTTCTTCTATGGCGGCGTGACGTCTCCCACGCTCGCCTGGGTGCTCGTCATACCGTTGCTCGCTTTCTTCTATCTGGGCTCCTCGAGCAAGCTACGACTGATCGTCATGATCATGTTCGCAGTCAACGTCGCGATCTTCAGCTTCTTCTATTTCCATGCATTCGAAGTCAACAGCAAACTGCCAGTTGCTGCGATGCAGGGGCTCGGGCTCGTCTCGACGACGGCAGCGTCGATCTATGTGGCGATGATGGCGCTCTACTACGCGAAGATCCAGGCATCGCAGAGCGAGCTTGAAAGCGAGATGCGCCAGCACATGGCAACGGCGTCGGCGCTGCGCGCGGCTACCGAGGAAGCCGAGCGCGCGGGAGCCGCGAAATCGGAATTTCTGGCCAAGATGAGTCACGAGTTGCGCACGCCGCTCAACGCGGTGATCGGTTACAGCCAGATGCTGCTCGAAGACGCCGAACTCGACGACGATCGCGAGGGCATTGCTGACCTGACCAAGATCCACATGGCTGGGCAACACCTCTTGAAGCTCGTCAACGAGGTGCTCGATCTTTCGAAGATCGAAGCCGGCAAGATGGAGCTGCACTTGGAAGAGACGGATTTCTGCGCCTTGTTCCGCGAGATCGCTGAGAAGGCGATGACCTCGGTCGAGGCAAGCGGGAACGAGTTCGCCTGCTCGATCTCCCCCGATCTCGGGACCGCGCTCTGCGATGCCGGCAAGTTTCGCAACATCGTCGGACAATTGACCGATAACGCCACGAAATTCACCCACAACGGGAAGGTGGAGATTGCCGCACGACGCCTGAAGAGCGCGGCGGGAGATCAACTCGTCGTTGACGTTGTGGACACGGGAATCGGCATCGCGCCGGATCAAATGGCGAAACTGTTCGAGAAATTCACCGTCGCCGACGACTCCAGCACCAGCAAGTATGGCGGTACGGGGCTTGGGCTGGCGCTCAGCCAAAGGCTCTGCAAGTTGATGAGCGGCGAAATCACCGTGGAAAGTGAACCCGGGAAAGGCAGCCGCTTCACGGTCAGCATACCGCTCGTCGAAGGCCGGCGAAAGACCGATCGTTACGCCGCGGCGACGCTCGTCCCCGACCTCACCGACACGGCTCTGCCTGCGTCAGCCGGGATTGCCAATGCATAG
- a CDS encoding sensor histidine kinase, with protein sequence MPFLQEVVRLIDWFIPTRSKLERSDRGLAQNFIFTHLFGPLLSQSISLFLYLSDPHRGAACWTVIVCIWLFWTLPFVYRASGNLQLSALISVELLAFTSLFGAYFYGGVSSPFLPWLLVSLLLGFFYISQRPILIVGLFTFNILGFVLAYLLWDFPTLLSHEQLSMVGWISILSATIYMSWMAIYYANMITVGSELEREAVRHRETAVRLREAKDMADEANRAKSIFLAKMSHELRTPLNAVIGFSEILLEGVEFEGKNSRRKPDLERINSAGKHLLSLVTDVLDLSKIESNHIELKIEQFNLNDMVREVVATVQPAVAEKKNKLVVRCPSNLGIVSTDQTKLRQAALNLLSNAAKFTEGGTIILSAQRRKHQAGDWIEIQVQDTGIGISESEIGRLFQNFGQANQTTSSKYGGTGLGLALSQKLCALMGGGISATSEPGRGSCFTIRVLAWMTEQRPADEPSIMPAFAAVSPSAV encoded by the coding sequence ATGCCCTTTTTGCAAGAAGTCGTTAGGCTTATCGATTGGTTTATTCCGACACGGTCAAAGCTCGAGCGCTCCGATCGGGGACTCGCGCAGAACTTCATATTCACACACCTGTTCGGGCCGCTGCTTTCACAGTCCATCAGTCTGTTTCTCTATCTCAGCGACCCGCACCGGGGCGCTGCCTGCTGGACCGTAATCGTCTGCATCTGGCTGTTCTGGACGCTTCCGTTCGTCTACAGGGCGAGCGGCAATCTGCAGCTCTCGGCGCTGATTTCCGTCGAGCTGCTTGCTTTCACCTCGCTGTTCGGCGCCTATTTCTACGGCGGAGTCAGTTCGCCATTTCTCCCGTGGTTGCTCGTCAGCCTGCTGCTCGGCTTCTTCTATATTTCGCAACGCCCGATCCTCATCGTTGGCCTGTTCACCTTCAACATTCTTGGCTTCGTTCTCGCCTACCTGCTGTGGGACTTTCCGACGCTTCTGTCGCACGAGCAGCTTTCGATGGTCGGGTGGATCTCGATCCTGTCGGCCACGATCTACATGTCGTGGATGGCGATCTATTACGCCAACATGATCACGGTCGGGTCCGAGCTCGAGCGCGAGGCCGTAAGGCATCGGGAGACGGCGGTGCGCCTGCGCGAAGCCAAGGACATGGCCGATGAGGCAAACCGCGCGAAGTCGATCTTCCTGGCGAAGATGAGCCACGAGCTTCGTACGCCGCTGAACGCGGTGATCGGCTTCAGCGAGATCTTGCTCGAGGGCGTGGAATTCGAGGGCAAGAACAGCCGAAGGAAGCCAGACCTCGAACGGATCAATTCCGCAGGAAAACATCTGCTGTCGCTGGTGACCGATGTCCTTGATCTGTCCAAGATCGAGTCAAACCATATCGAACTTAAGATCGAACAGTTCAATCTGAATGACATGGTTCGCGAGGTTGTCGCCACGGTTCAACCCGCGGTAGCCGAAAAGAAGAACAAGCTCGTCGTCAGGTGTCCGTCCAACCTGGGCATCGTGTCCACGGACCAGACGAAGCTGCGGCAAGCCGCGCTCAATCTGTTGAGCAATGCGGCGAAGTTCACGGAAGGGGGCACCATCATCCTGTCCGCGCAGCGCCGCAAGCATCAGGCGGGCGACTGGATCGAGATCCAGGTGCAGGATACCGGAATAGGCATCAGCGAGTCCGAAATCGGACGACTCTTCCAGAATTTTGGTCAGGCCAACCAGACGACATCTAGCAAGTATGGCGGAACGGGCCTCGGTCTTGCGCTGAGCCAGAAACTCTGTGCCTTGATGGGCGGAGGCATCTCGGCAACCAGCGAGCCGGGGCGGGGATCCTGCTTCACGATACGCGTGCTGGCCTGGATGACCGAGCAGCGGCCGGCCGACGAACCATCCATCATGCCCGCGTTTGCGGCTGTCAGTCCATCGGCGGTGTAA
- a CDS encoding putative bifunctional diguanylate cyclase/phosphodiesterase: MSIQSTKVTRLEDFASQESSTTDSNAEVRPHLLIVDDISDNRAILSRRFERRGFAVTEAESGLAAIELIEKEAFDLVLLDVMMPGIDGIETLKRIRGRKSSSALPVIMVTAKSESANIVDALECGANDYVTKPVDFAVALARVNTQISRRRAEQQVEVANDQLRRTNEALEARVEERTKRLADANQRLKEEIADREELQAQSQYLAYHDSLTGLGNRLLFKEQLEEALTDESVTPHPLAVLFVDLDGFKAVNDTGGHSVGDLLLKSLAAKLRDLLPPTDRIARLGGDEFAILQVSSVQPSSSITLAERIIEVAAHPQTIEGHDVTVGASVGIAILQPGEMNAEAALKCADLAMYSAKSGGRGTFRMFDPKMDAAVQTRRSLERDMRNALAHGDFSLFYQPLVNLQSRKVAAFEALMRWHHPERGSVAPSEFIPVAEEMGLILPLGEWALRQACMEAVHWPDEINLSVNLSPLQFAKGNLVSTVMSALASSGLPANRLELEITESVLLEKSDRNIGILNHLRSLGVRISMDDFGTGYSSIGYLRSFPFDKIKIDQSFVRDVLIDEGSLAIVRAIAGLGVSFGMTTTAEGVETEEQMHCLSREGCIEVQGYLLSKPVPPAEVPGLLEQLKAGRAPASDS, translated from the coding sequence ATGTCCATCCAAAGCACGAAAGTGACGCGTCTCGAGGACTTTGCGTCACAGGAGTCGAGCACCACCGACAGTAATGCTGAGGTGCGTCCACACTTGCTGATCGTCGACGACATCAGCGACAATCGCGCGATCCTTTCGCGGCGCTTCGAACGGCGCGGCTTTGCCGTCACGGAGGCGGAATCGGGGCTGGCCGCCATTGAACTCATCGAGAAGGAGGCGTTCGACCTCGTCCTTCTCGATGTCATGATGCCTGGAATTGACGGAATAGAAACCCTGAAACGGATCCGCGGTCGAAAATCGTCGTCCGCACTTCCCGTCATCATGGTTACCGCCAAGTCGGAAAGCGCCAACATCGTCGATGCCCTCGAGTGCGGCGCCAATGACTACGTCACGAAGCCGGTGGATTTTGCGGTCGCATTGGCGCGGGTGAATACGCAGATCAGCCGCAGACGCGCGGAGCAGCAGGTGGAGGTTGCGAATGACCAGCTTCGCCGGACGAACGAGGCATTGGAGGCGCGCGTGGAAGAGCGCACAAAGCGCCTCGCCGACGCCAATCAAAGGCTCAAGGAAGAGATCGCAGACCGCGAGGAACTGCAGGCGCAATCCCAGTACCTCGCTTATCATGATTCGCTGACCGGGCTCGGCAATCGGCTGCTGTTCAAGGAACAGCTCGAGGAGGCGCTTACAGACGAATCGGTGACACCGCATCCGCTTGCCGTTCTGTTCGTGGACCTCGATGGGTTCAAGGCGGTCAACGACACCGGCGGCCACTCGGTCGGCGATTTGCTTCTGAAGTCCCTTGCCGCCAAGCTTCGCGACCTGCTGCCGCCGACGGATCGCATTGCGCGACTTGGCGGCGACGAGTTCGCGATCCTGCAGGTATCAAGTGTCCAACCATCGTCGTCGATCACGCTTGCGGAGCGGATCATCGAGGTTGCGGCACATCCGCAGACCATCGAAGGGCACGATGTAACTGTGGGCGCGAGCGTCGGAATCGCGATTCTGCAGCCGGGCGAAATGAACGCGGAAGCCGCCCTCAAATGTGCAGATCTCGCGATGTACAGCGCGAAGTCCGGCGGCCGCGGCACTTTTCGCATGTTCGATCCGAAGATGGATGCCGCTGTCCAGACCAGGCGGTCGCTGGAGCGGGATATGCGCAACGCGTTGGCCCACGGCGACTTCAGCCTGTTCTATCAACCGCTGGTTAACCTGCAAAGCAGGAAGGTAGCCGCCTTTGAAGCGTTGATGCGCTGGCATCACCCCGAGCGCGGCTCGGTGGCGCCGTCGGAATTCATTCCGGTCGCCGAGGAGATGGGCCTGATCCTGCCGCTGGGCGAATGGGCGTTGAGACAAGCATGCATGGAGGCGGTTCACTGGCCGGACGAAATCAACCTCTCGGTCAATCTGTCTCCTTTGCAGTTCGCCAAGGGGAACCTTGTTTCAACCGTCATGAGCGCGCTCGCTTCATCGGGACTGCCAGCGAACCGCCTCGAGCTGGAGATCACGGAGTCGGTCTTGCTCGAGAAATCCGACAGAAACATCGGGATATTGAACCATCTGCGCTCGCTGGGCGTGCGGATCTCGATGGATGATTTTGGCACGGGCTATTCCAGCATCGGTTATCTGCGCAGTTTCCCTTTCGACAAGATCAAGATCGATCAATCCTTCGTCCGGGACGTGCTCATCGACGAGGGAAGCCTAGCCATCGTTCGAGCGATCGCCGGGCTCGGTGTGAGCTTCGGCATGACGACAACCGCAGAGGGAGTCGAGACGGAAGAGCAAATGCATTGCCTGAGCCGGGAGGGCTGTATCGAAGTTCAGGGATACCTGCTCAGTAAACCGGTGCCACCGGCTGAAGTGCCAGGATTGCTGGAGCAGCTTAAAGCCGGTAGAGCGCCAGCTTCCGATTCTTGA
- a CDS encoding CsbD family protein, which produces MDWNRIEGNWNEVKGKVKQNWAKLTDDDLTAINGRRDELEGRLQKRYGYAKDQARKDVDDWFSTLP; this is translated from the coding sequence ATGGACTGGAACCGAATCGAAGGGAATTGGAACGAGGTCAAGGGCAAGGTCAAACAGAACTGGGCCAAACTGACGGACGATGACCTGACCGCCATCAACGGCCGGCGCGATGAGCTCGAAGGTCGGCTGCAAAAGCGCTACGGCTACGCCAAGGATCAAGCCCGTAAGGACGTTGATGATTGGTTTTCGACATTGCCCTGA